A genomic region of Mesorhizobium sp. NZP2077 contains the following coding sequences:
- a CDS encoding sensor histidine kinase, with protein sequence MRISSLRLQLLAWVVLPLAGLATINLWTSHRNALATADLVTDRMLMGSARAIAERVAMTDGVLDATIPPAAIEMFDTGDHDSVYYHVKTAGGRLLTGYPDLPEAPKSSNTEASYRDHRLRLLTFNHTVVGAGNDSPITVTVGVSLAGHDAMVRRLWFGAFAQQLALVAIAGLFVLLGLHRGLAPLIRLRDAVRSPRRSDLDPVEVPGAQNEIRPLIDALNAYMERVRAQMGAQRRFIANAAHQLRTPLALLSTQASYALRETVPDARHEALVALQASSGKLARLAEQLLTLSRAEPGSRRPRADRIDLTEAARHVLETQAPTAVARNIDLGLEETGPVSVIGDGTMLREMIVNLVDNALRYSTSAGSVTVRLAAVDGEAVLTVADDGPGIPVDEREHVFERFYRIAGSTEEGSGLGLAIVREVVENARGRVTLGDSATGGLVIEVRLPLAGGY encoded by the coding sequence ATGAGGATTAGCAGTCTCCGCTTGCAGCTTCTGGCCTGGGTGGTGCTGCCGCTCGCCGGGCTTGCGACCATCAATTTGTGGACCAGTCACCGCAATGCGCTGGCGACAGCCGATCTCGTCACCGATCGCATGCTGATGGGTTCGGCGCGGGCTATTGCCGAACGTGTCGCCATGACCGATGGCGTGCTCGACGCCACGATACCGCCGGCGGCGATCGAAATGTTCGATACCGGCGACCACGACAGCGTCTACTACCATGTCAAGACGGCCGGAGGGCGGCTGCTGACCGGCTACCCCGACTTGCCTGAGGCACCGAAGTCTTCCAACACGGAGGCAAGCTATCGCGACCATCGGCTTAGGCTGCTTACCTTCAACCACACCGTGGTCGGTGCCGGCAACGATTCGCCGATCACCGTTACCGTTGGCGTCTCGCTTGCCGGACACGACGCCATGGTGCGGCGTCTTTGGTTCGGCGCCTTTGCCCAGCAACTGGCGCTGGTGGCCATTGCGGGCCTGTTCGTTCTGCTGGGTCTGCATCGTGGCCTTGCACCCTTGATCCGCTTGCGCGACGCGGTGCGCTCGCCGCGCCGAAGCGACCTTGATCCCGTCGAAGTGCCGGGGGCACAAAACGAGATCCGCCCGCTGATCGACGCGCTGAACGCCTATATGGAACGGGTGCGGGCGCAGATGGGGGCGCAGCGCCGCTTCATAGCCAACGCGGCGCACCAATTGCGCACCCCACTGGCGCTGCTGTCGACGCAGGCGAGCTATGCGCTGCGCGAAACTGTCCCCGACGCGCGCCATGAAGCGCTGGTGGCGCTGCAGGCAAGCTCCGGCAAACTGGCGAGGCTGGCCGAACAGTTGCTCACTCTGTCCCGGGCGGAGCCGGGCAGCCGGCGACCACGGGCCGACCGCATCGACCTGACCGAGGCCGCCCGCCACGTGCTGGAAACGCAGGCGCCGACAGCGGTTGCCCGCAACATTGATCTCGGCCTCGAGGAGACCGGCCCTGTGTCGGTGATCGGCGACGGCACCATGCTGCGCGAGATGATCGTCAATCTCGTCGACAACGCCCTGCGCTACTCGACATCGGCCGGCAGCGTCACGGTGAGACTTGCGGCCGTCGATGGCGAAGCCGTGCTGACGGTCGCCGACGACGGACCCGGCATTCCGGTGGACGAGCGGGAGCATGTGTTCGAGCGCTTCTACCGCATCGCCGGCTCAACCGAGGAAGGCAGCGGTCTGGGACTCGCCATCGTGCGTGAAGTCGTCGAAAATGCCCGCGGTCGCGTTACCCTCGGGGATAGCGCGACCGGCGGTCTGGTGATTGAAGTGCGGCTGCCGCTGGCGGGCGGTTACTAG
- a CDS encoding ABC transporter permease has product MTDAAIDIRAGAFKPGTSDAEIEAAAAKASQHRRRTVIFWRVAILIAFLGLWEVAARLAWIDPFFYAMPSAIAQRLYEWTTEGTSEGPLWYHLYVTMEESVIGFVTGSVAGIIVGVALGRNRMAADIFSIYIKVINSIPRVVLAPIFIMILGLGLASKVALAFVMVFFVVFHNAFQGVREADRAMIANARILGASDWQLTRSVIVPSAMSWIFASLHVSFGFAIIGAIVGEFVGARFGIGLLINIAKGSFDAAGMYAAIVIVMVVALCAEYLMTMVENRLAKWRPQPLHETQ; this is encoded by the coding sequence ATGACAGATGCTGCCATCGACATCAGAGCAGGGGCCTTCAAGCCTGGTACATCAGACGCGGAAATCGAAGCGGCCGCGGCCAAGGCATCGCAGCACCGTCGCCGCACCGTAATCTTCTGGCGCGTCGCCATCCTCATTGCCTTTCTCGGCCTTTGGGAAGTCGCCGCGCGCCTCGCCTGGATCGATCCGTTCTTCTATGCAATGCCGAGCGCGATCGCGCAGCGGCTCTATGAATGGACGACGGAAGGAACGTCCGAGGGGCCGCTCTGGTACCATCTGTATGTCACCATGGAGGAGTCGGTCATTGGCTTCGTGACCGGCTCGGTCGCCGGCATCATCGTCGGCGTCGCGCTCGGTCGCAACCGCATGGCTGCCGATATTTTCTCCATCTACATCAAGGTGATCAATTCCATCCCACGTGTGGTTCTGGCACCGATCTTCATCATGATCCTCGGCCTTGGCCTCGCGTCGAAAGTGGCGCTTGCCTTCGTGATGGTTTTCTTTGTCGTCTTCCACAATGCCTTTCAGGGCGTGCGGGAAGCCGACAGGGCTATGATCGCCAATGCGCGTATCCTCGGCGCGTCCGACTGGCAACTGACCCGCTCGGTCATTGTGCCTTCGGCGATGAGCTGGATCTTCGCCAGCCTGCATGTCAGCTTCGGCTTTGCCATCATAGGCGCGATCGTTGGCGAGTTCGTCGGCGCGCGCTTCGGCATCGGCTTGCTGATCAACATCGCCAAGGGATCCTTCGACGCCGCCGGCATGTACGCCGCGATCGTCATCGTCATGGTGGTGGCGCTCTGTGCCGAGTACCTGATGACGATGGTCGAGAACCGCCTGGCAAAATGGCGCCCCCAGCCGTTGCACGAGACGCAGTGA
- a CDS encoding ABC transporter ATP-binding protein, whose amino-acid sequence MAPEKTTPAIELINVSRRFLSPTGKSLTALRDFTMTVERGEFVAVVGPTGCGKSTTLNLVTGLASPSAGEVRVMGAPVKGIDPRIGFVFQSDALFPWRTVIENVMAGPLFRGRAKADATTAARDWLARVGLSRFEQHYPHQLSGGMRKRVALAQTFINGPEILLMDEPFSALDVQTRVLMHEELLRLWSQAKASVVFVTHDLEEAIALADKVYVLTAGPATVKSVYTIDLPRPRIVADIRYEQSFIDYSRTIWADLKEEVETSYARAAA is encoded by the coding sequence ATGGCCCCTGAAAAGACCACACCAGCGATCGAACTGATCAATGTCAGCCGTCGCTTCCTATCGCCTACCGGCAAATCGCTGACGGCACTGCGTGATTTCACCATGACCGTCGAGCGCGGCGAATTCGTCGCCGTCGTCGGCCCGACCGGTTGCGGAAAGTCCACGACCCTTAACCTCGTCACGGGGCTGGCAAGCCCAAGTGCCGGCGAGGTCCGTGTCATGGGCGCGCCGGTCAAGGGGATAGACCCGCGCATCGGCTTTGTCTTCCAAAGCGATGCTTTGTTTCCCTGGCGGACCGTGATCGAGAATGTGATGGCCGGCCCGCTGTTTCGCGGCCGAGCCAAGGCCGATGCCACGACCGCGGCACGCGACTGGCTTGCGCGCGTCGGCCTGTCGCGTTTTGAGCAGCACTATCCACACCAGCTTTCCGGCGGCATGCGCAAGCGCGTGGCGCTTGCCCAGACATTTATAAACGGGCCGGAAATCCTTCTCATGGACGAGCCTTTTTCGGCGCTTGACGTGCAGACACGGGTGCTGATGCACGAGGAACTGCTGCGCCTGTGGTCGCAGGCGAAGGCTTCCGTGGTCTTCGTCACGCATGATCTTGAGGAGGCGATAGCACTCGCGGACAAGGTCTATGTCTTGACCGCCGGGCCGGCCACGGTGAAATCAGTCTACACGATCGATCTGCCGCGCCCGCGCATCGTCGCCGATATCCGCTACGAGCAGAGCTTCATCGATTACTCGCGCACCATCTGGGCCGATCTCAAGGAAGAGGTCGAGACCAGCTATGCGCGCGCCGCGGCCTGA
- a CDS encoding ABC transporter substrate-binding protein: MSLARILLDSAATTALIATMALSAPSARADEKISIMVGGYEKQIYLPAKLTEALGYFKDEGLNVELLNEPAGVDAENEMLAGAVQGVVGFYDHCIDLQAKGKFVESVVQFSQAPGEVELVSTKHPEIKSPADFKGKSLGVTGLGSSTNFLTEYLAVKNGLKLGDFTSVPVGAGTTFIAAMQQDKIQAGMTTEPTITRLLKTGEASVLVDMRTMEGTKAALGGTYPAASLYMQTDWVEAHKDVVQKLANAFVKTQKFINTHSGAEIAEKMPKDYYVGDKEGYVKALDAGKAMFTPDGIMPAGGPETVLTVLSAFKKELQGKQIDLSKTYTSEFVKNAK; this comes from the coding sequence ATGTCGCTCGCGCGAATTCTGCTTGATTCAGCCGCCACAACCGCACTCATCGCCACTATGGCCTTGTCAGCGCCGTCCGCACGCGCCGACGAAAAAATCTCCATCATGGTCGGCGGCTACGAAAAACAAATCTATCTGCCCGCCAAGCTGACCGAGGCGCTCGGCTACTTCAAGGACGAGGGCCTCAACGTCGAATTGCTGAATGAACCGGCCGGCGTCGACGCCGAAAACGAGATGCTCGCCGGTGCCGTGCAGGGCGTCGTCGGCTTCTATGATCACTGCATCGATCTGCAGGCAAAAGGCAAATTCGTCGAATCCGTCGTCCAGTTCAGCCAGGCGCCGGGCGAGGTCGAGCTGGTTTCGACGAAACATCCGGAGATCAAATCACCCGCCGACTTCAAGGGAAAGAGCCTGGGCGTGACCGGTCTGGGCTCATCGACGAATTTTCTTACGGAATATCTCGCCGTCAAGAACGGCTTGAAGCTCGGTGACTTCACCTCGGTTCCGGTCGGTGCCGGCACCACCTTCATCGCCGCCATGCAGCAGGACAAGATCCAGGCAGGCATGACGACCGAGCCGACGATCACGCGGCTGCTGAAGACCGGCGAAGCGTCCGTTCTTGTCGACATGCGTACGATGGAAGGCACCAAGGCTGCCCTCGGCGGCACCTACCCGGCCGCCTCGCTCTATATGCAGACCGACTGGGTCGAGGCGCATAAGGACGTCGTGCAGAAGCTGGCCAATGCCTTCGTCAAGACGCAGAAATTCATCAACACGCATAGCGGCGCCGAGATCGCCGAAAAAATGCCGAAGGACTACTATGTCGGCGACAAGGAGGGCTATGTGAAGGCCCTCGATGCCGGCAAGGCGATGTTCACCCCCGACGGGATCATGCCTGCAGGTGGGCCGGAGACGGTGCTGACGGTTCTTTCAGCCTTCAAGAAGGAACTGCAGGGCAAGCAGATCGACCTCTCCAAGACCTACACTTCCGAATTCGTCAAGAACGCCAAGTAG
- the dapB gene encoding 4-hydroxy-tetrahydrodipicolinate reductase, whose amino-acid sequence MAQPPIRIAIAGALGRMGRQMAEAVQADTRLALAARFHRPDNVSDGLVSRHEALAMADVVIDFTTPAASADLARFCANRSGPALVIGSTGFDAAELATIADAAKAIAIVRSGSFSLGLNMLVGLVEQAARALDAEDWDAEVFEAHHRHKIDAPSGTALMLGQAVAGGRGIALDTVARRVHDGVTGARPAGEIGFAVVRGGSIVGEHSVSFCAEGELVTLSHAAGDRTMFARGAIAAALWVSGRSPGEYDMRDVLALND is encoded by the coding sequence ATGGCGCAACCGCCGATCAGGATCGCCATCGCCGGCGCGCTCGGCCGGATGGGCCGCCAGATGGCCGAGGCTGTGCAGGCCGATACGCGGCTGGCGCTTGCCGCACGCTTCCATAGGCCAGACAATGTGAGCGATGGGCTGGTGAGCCGCCACGAAGCGCTTGCCATGGCCGATGTGGTGATCGATTTCACCACGCCGGCCGCTTCGGCCGATCTGGCAAGGTTTTGCGCAAACCGGAGCGGTCCCGCTTTGGTGATCGGCTCGACCGGTTTCGATGCCGCCGAACTGGCCACTATCGCCGACGCCGCGAAAGCCATCGCTATTGTTCGCTCTGGCAGTTTTTCGCTCGGGCTTAACATGCTGGTCGGGCTGGTCGAGCAGGCGGCGAGGGCGCTCGACGCCGAGGACTGGGATGCCGAGGTTTTCGAGGCGCATCACCGCCACAAGATCGATGCGCCATCCGGCACCGCATTGATGCTGGGCCAGGCCGTTGCCGGCGGACGCGGCATCGCACTGGATACGGTCGCAAGACGCGTTCACGACGGCGTCACCGGTGCACGTCCGGCCGGCGAGATCGGCTTTGCGGTGGTTCGCGGCGGCAGCATTGTCGGTGAACACAGCGTCAGCTTCTGTGCCGAGGGCGAGCTTGTGACCTTGTCGCATGCCGCCGGCGACCGAACGATGTTCGCCCGTGGCGCCATTGCGGCGGCACTCTGGGTGTCGGGACGCTCGCCCGGCGAATATGATATGCGCGACGTGCTTGCGCTGAACGATTGA
- a CDS encoding ATP-dependent helicase has product MNLAAHDSTFLETPVAPAYLARLNDAQRQAVEHGDGKIAGPLLVIAGAGSGKTNTLAHRVAHLIVKGADPRRILLMTFSRRAASEMARRVERIAGEVLGRDAAVITDALTWAGTFHGIGARLLRDYALEIGLDPAFTIHDREDSADLMNLVRHELGFSKTEARFPTKGTCLAIYSRAVNAQAPLGEVLGSAFPWCAGWAEQLKLLFAGYVETKQAQNVLDYDDLLLYWAQMAAEPEIAAHLGGRFDHVLVDEYQDTNRLQASILMALKPDGAGLTVVGDDAQSIYSFRAAEVRNILDFPNQFAQAADVVMLERNYRSTETILAAANAVIGEASERFTKNLWSERKSTDKPRLVSVRDEVEQANFVCDTILAEREAGTALKSQAVLFRASHHSGPLEIELTRRNIPFVKFGGLKFLDAAHVKDVLAVLRFAENPRDRVAGFRVLQLMPGIGPSAAGQIVETMTTALDEAMGLAGWRPPQRAADDWPGFVSLYSGLRAGAKWPADLEQVRLWYEPHLERIHEDAITRRADLLQLEQIGSGYASRERFLTELTLDPPDATSDQAGPPHRDEDCLILSTIHSAKGQEWKNVFVLNTVDGCIPADLGVGTKEDIEEERRLLYVAMTRAKDNLHLVMPQRFFPHGQAARGDRHLYASRTRFIPASILAAFQQVSWPSAQAAQGRAPRPEVRVDIGARMRGMWK; this is encoded by the coding sequence ATGAACCTTGCCGCCCATGATTCGACGTTTTTGGAAACGCCCGTCGCGCCCGCCTATCTCGCTCGCTTGAACGATGCCCAGCGCCAGGCCGTCGAGCATGGTGACGGCAAGATAGCCGGTCCTTTGCTGGTCATTGCCGGCGCCGGCTCGGGCAAGACCAACACGCTGGCGCATCGCGTCGCCCACCTCATCGTCAAGGGCGCCGACCCGCGTCGCATCCTGCTAATGACCTTCTCGCGGCGCGCCGCATCCGAAATGGCAAGACGCGTCGAGCGTATTGCCGGCGAAGTGCTCGGCCGCGACGCCGCGGTCATCACCGATGCGCTGACCTGGGCCGGCACCTTTCACGGCATCGGTGCGCGGCTGCTGCGCGACTATGCGTTGGAGATCGGCCTCGATCCGGCCTTCACCATCCATGACCGCGAGGATTCCGCCGATCTGATGAATCTCGTGCGCCACGAACTCGGTTTCTCCAAGACGGAAGCGCGCTTCCCCACCAAGGGCACCTGCCTTGCCATCTATTCGCGCGCCGTCAACGCGCAGGCTCCGCTTGGCGAAGTGCTCGGCTCTGCCTTTCCCTGGTGCGCCGGCTGGGCCGAGCAGCTGAAGCTGCTCTTCGCCGGCTATGTCGAGACCAAGCAGGCGCAGAACGTGCTCGATTACGACGATCTGCTGCTCTATTGGGCGCAGATGGCGGCTGAGCCGGAAATAGCGGCGCATCTGGGGGGGCGTTTCGACCATGTTCTGGTCGACGAGTACCAGGACACCAACCGGCTGCAGGCGTCGATCCTCATGGCGCTGAAACCCGACGGCGCCGGGCTGACCGTGGTCGGCGACGACGCGCAATCGATCTATTCGTTCCGCGCCGCCGAGGTGCGCAACATCCTCGACTTCCCCAACCAGTTCGCGCAGGCCGCCGATGTTGTGATGCTGGAGCGCAATTATCGCTCGACGGAAACCATTCTGGCCGCCGCCAATGCGGTCATCGGCGAGGCCTCGGAGCGTTTTACGAAGAACCTTTGGTCGGAGCGCAAATCAACCGACAAGCCAAGGCTGGTCAGCGTGCGCGACGAGGTCGAGCAGGCGAACTTCGTCTGCGATACAATCCTTGCCGAGCGCGAGGCCGGCACGGCGCTGAAATCGCAGGCGGTGCTGTTTCGCGCCTCGCACCACAGCGGGCCGCTCGAGATCGAGCTGACGCGGCGCAACATTCCCTTCGTCAAGTTCGGCGGGCTGAAATTCCTCGATGCCGCCCACGTCAAGGATGTGCTGGCGGTGCTGCGTTTTGCCGAAAACCCGCGCGACCGCGTCGCCGGTTTTCGCGTCCTGCAGCTGATGCCGGGCATTGGCCCGTCGGCCGCCGGACAGATTGTCGAGACGATGACCACGGCCCTGGATGAGGCTATGGGCTTGGCCGGCTGGCGCCCGCCGCAACGCGCCGCGGATGACTGGCCGGGTTTCGTCTCGCTCTATTCCGGCCTGCGGGCCGGCGCCAAATGGCCGGCCGACCTCGAACAGGTCAGGCTGTGGTACGAGCCGCATCTGGAGCGCATTCACGAGGACGCGATCACGCGCCGCGCCGACCTGTTGCAGCTCGAGCAGATCGGATCGGGGTATGCGTCGCGCGAACGGTTCCTGACCGAACTGACGCTCGATCCGCCGGACGCGACCAGCGACCAGGCCGGACCGCCGCATCGCGACGAGGATTGTTTGATCCTGTCGACCATCCACTCGGCCAAGGGCCAGGAGTGGAAGAATGTCTTCGTGCTCAACACGGTCGATGGCTGCATTCCGGCCGATCTCGGCGTTGGCACCAAGGAGGATATCGAGGAGGAACGCCGGTTGCTCTACGTCGCGATGACGCGGGCCAAGGACAATCTGCACCTGGTCATGCCACAGCGCTTCTTTCCGCACGGTCAGGCGGCACGCGGCGACCGCCATCTCTATGCCTCGCGCACCCGCTTCATCCCGGCCTCGATCCTCGCCGCATTCCAGCAGGTGTCGTGGCCCAGCGCGCAAGCGGCACAGGGCAGGGCACCCCGCCCGGAGGTGCGCGTCGACATCGGCGCGCGCATGCGCGGCATGTGGAAATAG
- a CDS encoding M20 aminoacylase family protein, producing MADFNAGDLKREMTNWRRDLHAHPEFGFEEKRTAAFVAAKLREFGLDDVAEGVGGTGVVGTLKRGSGNRAVALRADMDALRIAEQSTASYRSGNPGIMHACGHDGHTTMLLGAAKLLAGEGGFDGTVRFIFQPAEEWGRGALAMLDDGLMQRFPFDEIFGLHNMPGLPVGYFETRAGPIMSAEDNFEIVLRGLGGHAARPHSGNETLVAACALVTNLQTIVSRRLSPADIAVVSVTELITDGTRNTLPGLARILGDARSFRPEVSAEIERQMRVITEGTAAAYNVAAEVNYTREFVPLRNDAELVDATFAAAGNVFEPGNIAVAREPMTASEDFARFLDHVPGCFVFLGNGEASAPLHNSSYDFNDDGLLFGTNFHVAIVRQRLGI from the coding sequence ATGGCTGATTTCAATGCCGGTGATCTGAAGCGCGAGATGACCAATTGGCGGCGCGACTTGCACGCGCACCCCGAATTCGGCTTCGAGGAGAAGCGCACTGCTGCCTTTGTCGCGGCCAAGCTGCGCGAATTCGGTCTCGACGATGTTGCTGAGGGTGTCGGCGGCACCGGTGTCGTCGGTACGCTGAAGCGCGGTAGCGGCAACCGCGCCGTTGCGCTCCGAGCCGATATGGATGCGTTGCGCATAGCAGAGCAATCGACCGCGTCCTATCGCTCCGGCAATCCCGGCATCATGCATGCCTGCGGCCATGACGGCCACACAACCATGCTGCTCGGCGCGGCAAAGCTGCTGGCCGGCGAGGGCGGTTTCGACGGCACCGTGCGCTTCATCTTCCAGCCGGCCGAGGAGTGGGGCAGAGGCGCTCTGGCCATGCTCGACGATGGCCTGATGCAGCGCTTCCCCTTCGACGAGATTTTTGGCCTGCATAACATGCCCGGCCTGCCCGTCGGGTATTTCGAAACCCGCGCCGGCCCCATAATGTCGGCCGAGGATAATTTCGAGATCGTGCTCAGGGGGCTCGGCGGCCATGCGGCGCGGCCGCATTCGGGCAACGAAACGCTGGTCGCCGCCTGCGCGCTCGTCACCAATCTGCAGACCATTGTCTCGCGCCGCCTGAGTCCCGCCGACATAGCGGTGGTTTCGGTGACCGAATTGATCACCGACGGCACCCGCAACACGCTGCCCGGTCTTGCCCGCATCCTCGGCGATGCGCGTAGTTTCCGTCCCGAGGTGAGCGCCGAGATCGAACGCCAGATGCGCGTCATCACCGAGGGTACAGCTGCCGCCTACAACGTTGCCGCCGAGGTCAACTACACCAGAGAATTCGTGCCGCTGCGCAATGATGCCGAACTGGTAGACGCGACCTTCGCCGCTGCAGGAAACGTCTTCGAGCCCGGCAATATCGCAGTCGCCCGCGAGCCGATGACAGCATCAGAGGATTTTGCCCGCTTCCTCGACCACGTGCCGGGCTGCTTCGTCTTCCTTGGCAATGGCGAGGCCTCGGCGCCGCTGCACAATTCCAGTTACGACTTCAACGATGACGGGTTGTTGTTCGGCACGAACTTCCATGTCGCCATCGTCAGGCAACGGCTCGGAATTTGA
- a CDS encoding diaminopropionate ammonia-lyase has translation MFLPNRNALHGKPLDAADAETLGIAGADTVERFLAHRDNHRETPLHALPALAGELGLGALHVKDEGFRLGLGSFKALGGAYAVFRLVLEEAGKRLGRPLDVEDLDRPDVRAVAAKMTFACATDGNHGRSVAQGADLAGARAVIFVHAGVSDERIAAIARYGAEMVRVDGNYDDSVRQAAKVAAEKGWTVVSDTSWTGYERIPGLVMQGYTAIVREALRQLREPPTHVFVQAGVGGIAAALAGHLAIVLGDARPTFTVVEPARAACIVAAARAGHVVKVAHDEPTVMAMLECYEASPVAWRVLARVADAFMTVEEDDAIAVMRRLARPAGSDPVIVAGESGGVGLAGLIRAMGENKAGLGLGGKSRVLVINTEGATDPHRYAELVGMSPADVLAGKVAVGAMS, from the coding sequence GTGTTCCTGCCCAATCGCAATGCTCTGCACGGTAAGCCGCTTGATGCGGCCGACGCCGAAACCCTTGGGATTGCCGGCGCGGACACGGTCGAACGCTTCCTCGCCCATCGTGACAATCATCGTGAGACGCCGCTGCACGCGCTGCCGGCGCTGGCAGGCGAACTCGGCCTCGGTGCGCTGCATGTCAAGGATGAGGGCTTTCGTCTCGGCCTTGGCAGCTTCAAGGCGCTGGGCGGCGCCTATGCCGTCTTTCGCCTGGTGCTGGAGGAGGCAGGCAAGCGCCTTGGCCGCCCCTTGGATGTCGAGGATCTCGATCGGCCCGATGTTCGCGCGGTCGCGGCAAAGATGACTTTTGCCTGCGCCACCGACGGCAATCACGGCCGCTCCGTCGCGCAAGGCGCCGACCTTGCCGGCGCCAGGGCCGTGATCTTCGTCCATGCCGGCGTCAGCGACGAGCGCATCGCCGCAATCGCCCGCTACGGCGCCGAGATGGTCCGTGTCGATGGCAATTATGACGACTCGGTCAGGCAAGCCGCCAAGGTCGCGGCCGAGAAGGGCTGGACCGTGGTGTCGGATACGTCGTGGACAGGCTATGAACGCATCCCCGGCCTGGTTATGCAGGGCTATACGGCGATCGTGCGCGAAGCGCTGCGCCAACTCCGCGAGCCGCCGACCCACGTCTTCGTCCAGGCGGGCGTCGGTGGCATTGCTGCCGCGTTGGCCGGCCATCTCGCCATCGTGCTCGGCGACGCCAGGCCAACCTTCACTGTCGTCGAACCGGCCCGCGCGGCCTGCATTGTCGCGGCTGCCCGGGCGGGGCATGTGGTCAAGGTCGCGCACGACGAGCCGACGGTGATGGCCATGCTCGAATGCTACGAAGCTTCACCGGTCGCCTGGCGGGTGCTGGCGCGCGTCGCCGATGCCTTCATGACCGTGGAGGAGGACGATGCCATCGCGGTGATGCGCCGGCTGGCCCGGCCGGCCGGCAGCGATCCGGTGATCGTCGCTGGCGAGAGCGGCGGCGTCGGCCTTGCCGGACTGATCCGGGCGATGGGCGAGAACAAGGCGGGTCTTGGCCTCGGCGGCAAATCCCGCGTGCTGGTGATCAACACCGAAGGTGCCACCGACCCGCATCGCTATGCCGAACTGGTCGGCATGAGCCCGGCCGATGTGCTGGCCGGCAAGGTGGCGGTTGGCGCTATGTCATGA